A window of Quercus robur chromosome 12, dhQueRobu3.1, whole genome shotgun sequence genomic DNA:
tatatatatatatatatatatataaataaataaataaaaagtaatgttttcaaaagacacttttttgaaattattatgtttttatcttaaaaaaaaaaaagattatgtgTCCGTTTGGATTCCATTGAAGCTGCATCTGCGTTTGTGAAGCTGCGttttcgttctttttttttttcacgcgttttggaaTAATGTGGTTACtgtttatgcactgttcattgAACAATAACCGCAAATATTGACTTTTCCATCATGAAtagtgcatccgtgcactgtttacggacccacaaattacacttttcagtaactttttcattaaaaatgggtctcacggaacttttcacatatttaaaaattattttgttacagtattttcagttttcaatttcaacaaaataagttctatccaaatgGGACCctatgttttcatttttcaaaaagcacgTTTCCAAACCATAATTACTGCTTAGACTATACTGCACTAGTGAAAATTATAGTTGTTCCCAGCTATTTTTGCCGTACAGTTTGTGTGGTGTGGGGGGAGCGAACTCGGTTTGCTCACGAAAGAGAAGTAATTGGTTGATGACCATGGACCATGGTGGTGGACTCGACTAGCAGTCGTGGAAATTTGGAGGTTAGTAAAGACTATATCCGTGGAATGTATTGTCTTACCAATTCACTATTAGTTGTGTCTGTCCTTTGTCAAGTTGTGTGTGATTGTGAAGGCTCATAAGTACgaaattttagtcattttgtCCTGGGGTGTCATCTTGACAGGGAGCTTTCACTTTTACCCAACCGTTGCTTGTTGTCACCGTTAGTTTTtccaaagaaaatatctaacATCACAGCATTTGTATCAGAACTTTGTCAGGACTCAAATATGAGAGATCATGGGTATACGTAAGAGTGACAAATAAAGTATgtcccatccaaaaaaaaattgtaaaaaaagagTGGTAAAAAACATGCTCCTCAAATTACTCTTTTTCCAAAGCtcggtcttttttttttctcactggACCTGTTTGGTCTGATGAGTTTTCGAAAATAATTTGGAAACTGAGATACGACGGTattattgtaaatattttatgttatgtgGAATCTACGGTCAGACCACATGTGCTCCACcaccctttttctctttttcttgttcaCTTTTTATCTCCCAACGAactaaagtttttctttttattcttttttttttattaaaaaagtttttcttttacttctttccttttttttttctcttttgtttcttttcttcttcaagttgggtttttgttcttagtttcttctttcctttcttttttcttcactctGGTTTCTTCTCTTAgctgcttcttcttttctcttctttttttcttcactcGGTGATGGCAGAGATGGCTgagtttgtgggtttttttttttttctcagcttcttcttcttctttatttctttctcattttatttttatatataagaatttGTTATGGTGTTGAAGATTTTGGTGGTGTGAATGGATcttggatgggtttgattttttgtgatttgtatggtggtgggtttgtgggttgtCAATGGTGGTGGAGGCGGGGTTAGCTGGGAATCCCACCATCTAATTCTTGAGGTGTGAGAGGCCGAAAATGAAAGGAGAAATGATTTCAATGTTACCGTTCTGATCTGCACAGAATGTGGTCTCCAccattttgtcaaaattttgagttaggCACTAAGACATGCATTTGGAACCAAACAAAAATTGGATAgagttaaagaaaaactagagaTACAGATATGATATATGGAAACTGAGTTTGAGCATGAGAAATGAGATAAGAACTGAGAAATGAGTTAGGAGCaaaccaaatagaccctaagtttttcccaaaaaaagatGTAACGTCACGACAACTCAAATATAAGAAATTATGAGTTTACGTAAAAATGACAAGTAGAGTAtgtcccataaaaaaaaaaattgtaaagaaagAGCGGTAAAAGACATGCTTATGAAATTACTCTTTTCCCAAAGCTCGGTCATTTTTTTATGGGTCATAGTACttgttaacaatctattttagaaaaattttgatatcacttttatggaaaatgaaaaaaactgtcaaaacattaatttttttctttttccataaaaactttctttaactgaaTTCTTAATTAGTGTCCTAAGGGCATTcgttaacattttcttttttttattcttcactAAATTGTTGCTTTTTGCTACAAATGTCTTTCCCAATAATAGGTTTtaattagttcaattggtaaagtctctgatagttgtataaAAGATCTAGAGTTCAATTctcgtctacaccaaaaactgattaatgtcttggtctgatgataaatagctatcatcaagagcagacgctataagttgaaactctcttaaaaaaaaagtctttccCCACATGTTAATAATGTCACAATTTCGGTGGTACCAAGCATGCGAGCTACTGTCATTTTTGTTTGCTAGATTTTCTTcgtttatttttcaaatgaaaaagaatCATTTCAaggtaaatttttaattttatttgaacaTAGAAGGTATATGTTTCGCATGATTAAAAGTGTATATGATGAAATTGATTAGGAATTATAGCCGTATACATTTTCTattacgtaaaaaaaaaaaaaatgtttttcccATGATTTGAACCATCTCcatttcaaaacaaatgaagagGACCCTAATCCTATACTTATAGAGTGctcttggatttgattttttttttttttttataaaagtgtgCTCTTGGATTTAATTCTTTGGTGCAAATTAGCTTAATGGGTTAAAAGCATGACTAGAATTACAAATACCAACATAAAAGatcttatttatcaaaaaaaaaaaaaaaaaaaaccaacataaaatataCCTTTTTTAAGGTTAAAATGCACTTTACACCTTTTAAGTTTGGGATCACTTTTTAATTAGTCCTCAACTTcgaaaatttgcaatttacacATACGACTATTACATCTTGCCGTTAATTCACCAAAAACAATGTCATTTTGGATAGGAAGTTGGCATCATTTGTTGTAATCATCATATTCAAATAAGATAAATCCGACCACTCAAGTAAAGCTGGTCGATGGtgtaaattataagttttgaaattaagGAACCAACTTAGAAAATCCCAAACTTACATTATGTAAAATGCATTTAAACCGTCTTTTTATTATAGCCAATATGTATTACACAACCAGTTGCCAATATGGgaactaaaagtctaaaactagTAGCCACTACTACGGCCCACGGTAATAAGCAAAACAGGTATTGCAAAAGTAGATGTAGGGGACAACCTAATTCCACTAGTTGTCATAGCAACCACAGCTATAACAAAACTAGATGTAGACGACAAAACCTAATCCCATCCTTGTTGTCAATTCTATGCATCAGAGATGTATCACATAACATGATAAGATGCCATACTTTTACTCGTGCTACCCAAAGGAGCAGGGTAAACCAGACAGAAATGTAGAGTGTGGGAACAGGAAAAAACATGCACTTGGCTTCTACCTCAATTAACAATGCCGACCAGCAATAGTTTAACCACTACATGATAGGTAACAAAGAACTAGACAAAAGGCAAAAACCATGAAGCTAttgaaattagaaaaagaaGCATGCCAAGAAACCATGGTGCTGCATAGTTTTTAAACTCCAAAaacagtagtagtagtagttatTATAAAAATCAGTTTATTATCACACCAtaactaaacaaaaacaaagaaacaaaaatgagcACAGCATATGTGCTTTGGCAACATGATATAATTAGGCAAGGGTAGGTTGAATGTCCAAAAATAACCAACAGCAAATGGGACTAAATGGGACCAAGTGTAGTCCCATTTGCTGTTGGTAGGCAAGATGATTGCATAACTCCATTTGCTGTTGGTAGGCAAGATGATTGCATAACTGATATTTTTAATGTGAATAGCATTAGTTAATCTTAGACAAATTATTTCAAGTGTTATTGGTAGGGAATGGTTGGCAACGTGATATAATTAGGCAAGAGTAGGTTGAATGTCCAAAAATAACCAACTCAAATGGAACCAAGTGTAGTGCCAAAATACCACCGCGCATACTTGGCACGATAATCACTTCACAAGCATAAGTGTTTGTGAGGTGTAGGGAGCAAAGGCTGGGGTTCAACTCTCCAAGagggagttttacacacatatacacttatattAGACTATAGtagattttctattttatatccaaaaaaaaaaagtgcagtgccaaaatgattacataactaatatttttaatgtaaCTAGCATGAGTTTAATCTGAGACAAATTATGTCAAGCTTAAGTTCTTAACATTAGAAGTTTTATTGGTAGGGAATGTTAACCACCAATGTACAGTATAGACAACAGACAAAGAACTCGTGTTGCTAATGTTATTGGAGTAAATTTCAACATTAAACCTCATTGGTACAATGTAAAAGGAATAGTGGAGACTGGGAGAGGGGTAAGTTTGCTATTGCAGCTAACTTTTTCACTCACTATTTTATCATTACACACAAAGCCCAAAAACGCATTTTGAGAATACCTTGATTCAAAAGCTTAACCATATATATTAAGCTATTTCAAACTTCAATAAACACTAACAAACTCTGCTAAACTTGGATGAAAATTAACATGGGCAGTAAACAATATCAtctttaaatttgaaactacAAAAGCTAAATACAGACATTCCTAAACGTCAGGTAAACTAATCAAACACTCCTCATAAAAAGAGAACagaatatatttgtaaaatgttcctaattaaaatcaataaaaatataccATGAAAAGGTATGACATGCTTCATACCTGATACAGAGTATTttcatgttaaattaccaaacACTGCTCTAAAATTAGAAAGGAACGTATTAATCAAGAAAACATGAGAAGTTATGATATGTTTCGGCAACAACCATCTTAATATATGTATCAAGTCATTCCATATAACATGGGTATAGCCGTATAGGTGTATAGGCTCGTATGGAATATATTGGGGTAAACCAATTAATCACTCTGCTCtatgaaaataaaatggaaaactATAACATTCcttgaataaaatataatcacAATACTATCAGAAGCAATGAATATTGTAACAACAATTCATAAGAATTAGTTGCACTATGGATAATTACTGCATCAATAGCAACTAAAATGACACAACTTTCTTTATACATAGAATCATAGATGAAAAAGAGAGACttgtatataaattttcatGGGGTAGAAAGTataaacccaaaatcaaacagAGGATAAAATTACATGGCTAACTAACAAAACTGATTTTGGATTTCACTCCTTCCGAGTTCCAACAAAGTAAATAAGAAAGGCATTGGAGTCTTTAGGAGTCATTAACATTGAGGCTATGAAATCCAAAGGCATAAGTTATCAGTGACCAGCCATCCAAGAGCAAAAAGATGAAATTCATTACAGATTACATCCTGACTGCCACCTGTTCTGCTGAACTTTTCTTCACAACGCCTCTGGAGCACAACTGATTCAACAGCTCCAAAGCCTCCTTAGCTAAACCTTCATTAGCTATGCCTTCGATGAGAATGGTGTATGTAGCTTCAGTAGGTTTACATCCTCTAGATACCATATAAGCCAGGAAATCAATCGCACGACTGGTTTTCCGAGCTTTACAAAGTCCCAACATGAGTGAGTTGTAGGTAATAGCATTGGGCCTGACACCCAATCCTTCCAAGTCATGAAGAAACTTGATCGCCTCATCAATCTTTCCTTCTCTACTTAGCCCTCCCACAAGAGAAGAGTATGTAATTATATCAGGTTTAAGACCCTTTCCACGCATCTCATTCAAAAGTCCTACAGCTCTTTCTGTTTGCCCCATCTTCGAAAGCCCATCAATCACTGTATTATAAGTGATCAAAACAGGAGAGCAACCCTTGCTACTTAGCTGATTAAGTATCTCAACTGCAACATCAACCTTCCCATCTTTGCATAATGCTGTGAGCAAAGTATTGTAGGTCACAATATCAGGGTAACAGCCTCTAGACACCATTACATCCAAATACTCAATTGCtctgtccatttttttttctttgcaaaacCCATGAAGCAACGGGTTGTAACTCAAGGAATTTGGGGTACAACCATGCTTAGGCATCTTCTCCAAAATGTCAATTGCTCGGCCCAATAAACCCTTTCGGCATAAGAAGTTTATCAAGATATTGAAAGTAACAACACTAGGAGAACATCCTTTGCGAAGCATTTCAGTTAATAGTCTTTCAGCATCCATCCACCTCCCAGTGCTACACATGCTCCGCAATACAATATTATGGGTAATTACATTGGGTTGGCAACCATATGATGGCATGTTATTCAAAAACTTGATTGCTTCATCCAATCTCCCTTCCTTGCAAATCCCATTGATAAGAACATTGTATGTAACCACATCAGGTTTGCATCCTTTGTTCCTCATCTCATCTAAAAGTTTCATTGCTTGCCCAACCCCGCTCTCCTTGCAAGTTGCCTCAATCAATATAGTATACGTAATCACATCCGGATAACACTCCCTTTGCAGCTGCCGATGAAGAACTTCCATCGCCTGCTTCAATTTCCCACTATCACACAAAGTACGCAAAATCGTATTATATGTGACAACATCTGGGGCAACACTCATGCGCTCCAGAACCTGTAAGGCATTATCAATCTCCCCAGACTTGCAATACCCACTAATCAGAACATTGTAAGTTATAACATCAGGAACAGCCCCAGAATCTTCAAGAACGTCCATAACCCGAGTTGCCTTCCTAGTCTTACCAATCTTACAAAACCCACGAATCAGGCTCGTACAGGCAATTATATCCGGGATATCCCCTCGATTAACCATGCTCTCAAGATACTTAAACCCTTCCTCTAGTTCCCCATTTCTAACCAACTTTCTTAAATGATTATTACTTTCAAATTCTTCAAAATTACGCGAAGAATGAGCGTTGACAGACGAGTACTCTGTATCATCCAAATGCCCATGTGGGATTTGTTCAGTATGTTGCAATCTACCATTTGAACTAAAACCTTCAACCCTTGAAACAGCAAAAACACAGTTTCGCCTTTGTTTCCGGGGCCGGAGCCCAGCGAGAACAAGAAGGCGATGTTTGCAGCTCATATGGACTATCATTGCCCTAGATTTGTAACCAACTTTACCCCTAAACCTAGCTCCAAAACTAATAACATCTCCAGTGCCCTTCACATGAAAATCTGGAAATGAGCAAAACCCTTCAGGGGCGTGGTTTGTGTGTACCATAAAATCCATAGTTTTGAACCTAATTGTATAGAACCAAAGCTCAACAATCAAAAAAACATGCTccaaagagaatatatataatgtaaacAGAAAGTACAAACTACTTAAGAATAGAGTGTGAACTGCATTAAAACAGAGTAGTACAAGGTTATTCCAAATGGgttttggagagagagacagagacagagagagctTACTCAGAGAGtgactttcatttttttgagGTGGGAGTGCCCGCAGGTTGTTTGCTTAtccggtttgtgtttttttctgGTTTGCTGCAAAATATGAGCAAATGGCGTATGGTGTGTATAGGGAAGGGGATGTGGGACTTTGTCACTTTGGACTTTGGACTTGGGTTTTGGGAGGCTAAGGCTAAAACAAAGTGGACCCATTTATATATGGATGGGCAGACCTAAGGCTCACTTTTGGGAAGCCTACAATGGAAGTCTTTGGCCCATGATTTTTGGATAACTGAAATATTGGTACGAGCCAGACTTGGCCCATCAACTCTAATGTGGTTGTGGATGTGGGTTGTCAATTTTATGAATCGAAgttggagtaaaatgtaaaacCAAGACCAAACTACACTTTTGGCCCTCCAACAatggaaaatttcaatttctccttatgcaagttttttttttttttggataattcaataAATAAGAGATGAAAGATTTGAGCTCTGtctccattaaaaataaaataagatgttagttaagttacaaaacttttGACATTTCTCATTATACATTTCATTGCTAATATGCCTCAAATattaagggcccgtttggttgGAGATTTCTAATATTGTTGTTCAGTTTTCAGTATTGTGGAAATACATGTTTGAGTGTTATAGAAATACATGTCAGAagtgttattattattcaaaCACTAAAAATTGATGTTTAAACATTAGTACCAAACAGCTCTTAAGTGTGTCAATCTTGTCTCACATATTTCAAAATCAAGTCAAATGTGTCCTTAATTAAGTCATGTTTAGAGTAAAATTGACCTGATTTTATAACCGGAGAGAtagatttgatttaattttgacaaaattggggggggggggggtcggTGATGACGAAATTGACATAGTTAAATTAATATGGGTGAAACTTGAAATGTGACAAATATACAGGGACCAAAATTATAGTTTTGCCTTAATCAAATGTTACAAGAATACTTCATAATTTTGCAAATGTGGAATAATTCCCTATACCATAATTGTGCTATttaatatttaagaaaaaaggCATGGTCATTGTAAttaacgctctgtttgtttcagcattaacattttctgaaaaattaCTCATTTTCCAAAgatcattttctagaaaactgtctcattttccagtgtttagtaacaaccttgaaaatgagtttgagaatgttttttagtgtttggtatgcaatttttcaaaaattatttcttttataatttaaaacatgtatattatgtaaactaactaatgtaatcattataaataaaaaaccaagaatgaatttggttttcatactaaaattttgacaatagatacaatcaaaattaattaattgtcaaattttcatgatttctaccactcatcttgctcatatatataaacagtaacgtacgtacacacacacacacacacacacatatatcaaccatttgtctatatatatatatatatatatataaatttgataggggaatacattttcaataagtataaataacaataacttttaattgtctactctttttgttggtatactaattgtctactatggtcaaccacaagtctccaatattattataaattatgtatttacataatgtactgtataatatattatcactGCATAGtattgtgagagtgcttttttctttagcacacaggcccaaggatccttggccaaatagttgtattctggtggactgggcttggttcaccgcagctaaatgggggctgattacgaaccaaattgtgcgcaagtcacataaatctcttcaaggcaaaaatgcgattcctccccgGGCGTTctcgtgggatcccgggacgtactgtcgtgggatcccggggcgtattaggcctgtaagaacccataatctctggttctctgcactatacaatctttcttcatgcttgttatgcaatgaagttttgtcctttctttttacctctataggtcctacacaagaatAACTATACAaggcacatatcttcaaataattgttagtttcttagattaggatatatatatatatatatatatatatatattaatacgtatacatatatgtaaatgaatttcataaggatgattcagccacgaggatcctggccccaattctcacagacttatgcttttgcacaagacttgtgggatttggaactcaagtctgagtggctttgcttgggcagggactcagctttacaagcaagaatatatatattgagcagcaagaagcagtaaaggaagataatataataaagaaatatgcaaagtaattgttagaaattctcaaatcaatatgagatatttcattatttttcttgattgtggattacaaatgtgctcactaagacgtgatacaaggttcaaataagttcaaaaattacagactttgatggctattcaagcctctaagacttgcaaagtttgaatccttttgaatctaagtatgtgctatagtggctgtttctgggataccgggagacattcctctgtttttcttaaattttacagagttctaatgactctgttttgatattcttcctactgaaaatcctcccccttcaacatgggttttctcttccttttatagcgtgttttctagggctctgaggtactagtgatttctctcttttgcccctcagagctcgtgctgtgtcattttcttaggagctggtctcttcccttttttctcatggttttcatcttttaatactgtttctctaaaagtcacttgctgactttccattccggggcgtcctagccttcaatctctcttccttcaagatttctcacttttcagacTCAGCTGCGGTTGTATTTCCTTGTTGTCGttattcccaaatagttggaatctttttactgctgggttgaaagttctcttccaattgcttctacgtatgattttctcattcttggttccttgtggtacaactcctttgttcatgaatgtttgctttatactttctgattctttgctgcaccactgggtacttgagaaggacatctctgttcttcctttcttgtatttcgtggtacctcTGTTGAGCTGTTTCAATCCCACAGTAACTGTGCTGCATTACCTGAGGATCCCGGGCCtttggcagcctc
This region includes:
- the LOC126708950 gene encoding pentatricopeptide repeat-containing protein At1g09900, which gives rise to MDFMVHTNHAPEGFCSFPDFHVKGTGDVISFGARFRGKVGYKSRAMIVHMSCKHRLLVLAGLRPRKQRRNCVFAVSRVEGFSSNGRLQHTEQIPHGHLDDTEYSSVNAHSSRNFEEFESNNHLRKLVRNGELEEGFKYLESMVNRGDIPDIIACTSLIRGFCKIGKTRKATRVMDVLEDSGAVPDVITYNVLISGYCKSGEIDNALQVLERMSVAPDVVTYNTILRTLCDSGKLKQAMEVLHRQLQRECYPDVITYTILIEATCKESGVGQAMKLLDEMRNKGCKPDVVTYNVLINGICKEGRLDEAIKFLNNMPSYGCQPNVITHNIVLRSMCSTGRWMDAERLLTEMLRKGCSPSVVTFNILINFLCRKGLLGRAIDILEKMPKHGCTPNSLSYNPLLHGFCKEKKMDRAIEYLDVMVSRGCYPDIVTYNTLLTALCKDGKVDVAVEILNQLSSKGCSPVLITYNTVIDGLSKMGQTERAVGLLNEMRGKGLKPDIITYSSLVGGLSREGKIDEAIKFLHDLEGLGVRPNAITYNSLMLGLCKARKTSRAIDFLAYMVSRGCKPTEATYTILIEGIANEGLAKEALELLNQLCSRGVVKKSSAEQVAVRM